The Antechinus flavipes isolate AdamAnt ecotype Samford, QLD, Australia chromosome 4, AdamAnt_v2, whole genome shotgun sequence genomic interval caatattaataaaaaaaatctggcttGTTACAGGCAAGTTAATTTGCCACAAGCTGTCCAGTCTAATTGACATGATTCTGACTCTTTTTGAGCATGGTCATTTGAATCAAAATGTCATAGCTGAAATGCTGTTTGTTCTAGTGGAACAGAACAGCTTGATAGCTCCCTGCCAGCCCAAAAGGCACATCTCAGCTGTCAACGGAGCTAAGGGCAGGTCAATGAGAATGCTAAAGATCTCCTTCTCAATTTCATTACCAGGTGGAACACAGCATTACCACTTTAAGGGAACAGCTACTTGGTAGTGCAAACCTTTCTACAAGTGCTCTCTATTGACCCCCAAGCACTAACCTAATACAAGTTCTGAGGTTGTGCTGTGTTGTGGTCCCACCGTCAAGTCTCTCTTCTCCAAACCAATGTCTGGGGTCAGCAGTAGCTCATTTCTGTCTGAATGCCACATGGAGCAATTGGTTGaattttgtgggatttttttcttaaataaaacagATTTAAATAACTTGTGCTACTGAAATCGTTTACAAAAAATGAGATGCAAATCTTTTCAAGTTGACAGTCTAAttagtctctctttttctctctttctgtctctctctctctctggctttaTGCCATGTCTCCATACATTTTCCTGTAGTACAGAGACTCAAAGATGTCATTGTCTCCAGGACAGTTGTAATGGCATGCACAGGTCTTGATGaacatcatcttcttcttcatgACTTCACCATCAGGGCACTTGAACTCAACAGGGAGGGTGGCAGTTCTGTGGGGAGTGCAGCATCTACCATCTGTGCAAACCCCACAGAACTTAGCCCGGTAGGTCTTCACACTGGTGCATCCAGATAGCTCAAACTTGACAGGCTTAGAGATTCTGGGGGTTCGGATAcactttttacctttctaaagagagacaaagattaaaaaaaaaatcaacaggttGGTACAGACAGTAGTTTTGAACAGTTTCCTATGCCCTATTCTCTGGGTTTGTCAATGTTTGCTATGAGAAGAGGAAATTTATATACAGCTAGTCAATGTTTCCATATTCAATATTTCCTGCATTAGGATGACTTGGATTTATAGTTCTCTCTGTGAGTATTTAATAGTGAAAGATACTGGCTATAAAGTTGAGACCTATTATGAAACATTTGGTTTTAGCAACCTAGTCCACTTAAATATTTTAGGAAGGGTTGGGGAGATGAATAGGAGAACCCTCTCTGATGATGACCATTATCAATGATCATCAATGGAGATTAACCTatggtgtatgtatgtgtgtgtgtgtgtgcgcgcatgtgTTTGTAGAAAGGATGGGGAGGAAGTTTTACCTTGATATTCTCTTCCAGGGCAACTTCACAAGGTCTGACCATACATAGACGACTTTGCTTTTCCAGTCTGCAGAAAGCATTGTCATTGGTGACTCTGGTAGAGATGCCCATCCCACATGTTTTCGAACAGGCACTCCATTCTGTGGTCTGGACCAGGCAGTTGGCACGAATCATAGTTGGATCGGGGCCATAAGTGTCTTCTAGTCGGAAAGCTGTGAAAGCATACAAACAGAAGGTTAGGCACTAGGGGATAAAGAACCagcttcccttccccttcctcactCCAAGTTTAAGACAAGCAgcttttagagaattttttttttcttttttatggggtTGCATATATAGGAAAGAGATCAAAAGATATCAGATCTTAGACATGAATTTCTTGGAAAACAGCCAACTCACCAGCTAGGGCAGGTCCAACTGCAGTCCGGTCTTTGTCCTTGGGTTCCTCACACACCCACTCCTCGCAGCATTTACCAGGAAGTTTCACCCTTCGCGGGAAGGGGCAGTCTGGGCTAGGCAGACGGACGTCCATACTGCAGAGGGGCACGCAACCCACAGCACCATCCAGGCACGTGCACTGGTATTTGCAACTGCTCTGAAAGGACTCTCCACTTCTATACACCATCCCTCCAAAAACACACGGAGCACCGTCTTTTGCTGCAAGGAAAggagggaacaaaaaaaaaaattaggcttgAGTACTCTAGCCTAATTTTGAGTACTCTaaagaaacactttttaaaaaatagagaattggTTATCAATTCTGTATCAGTAGATTGTTAGTCTTTAACcctctgtgcaagaaaaatcacatacCTAATTAAGGAAAACGTTTTGGGTGGGGAATGGTAATGTAAGTTTTAGAATTTTTTGAATTTCTGATGCCAGAGGTAAATCTAGAATCTTTTGCTCCCAAAAACACATTTTGGACATGCCAGTTCTCAGTCCTAGGAAGGGGAGTAATACAGCTCCTGGAACAGGACAATGTAGGGAAAGGATGACAACTGGTTCTTACCGGTGCACACTCCAATTTTGCGGTTGACTGGAGAGCCGAAGTCACAGAAAAGGCCTTTATGTGGGTCACAGGGGTCTCGCTCGGTGCACAGCTCTCCCAGTTGCTTGGCACACACTCTACAGCAGCCGCAGCCGTCTGGCACCAGGCTTACGCCGGCTGGACACTCGGGTGGCGGTCCTGTCCCACATTGACACTGCCCGCTGCAGTCCTGGCCAGCTATCTCCTaagtaagggaaggaaggaaaagaggagaaaattcaaGTTAGTAGGAGACCGGGACAGAGAGAAAGCCGAGCACACCCTCCTCACTTCCCAGTTCCCTCCCCTTAAGCCCCAGAGCCAAAGCTTTCCCAGAGTCCCTGCTCAGTCCAGAGCTCGCTGGTTCTCTCAGGAACGCTCCCGTGTCCAGCTACCTCCAACCGTAGAGACTCGGTAGGTGGGCGAGAGCGCGAAGGGGAAAGGGTCTCTCCACTTACCCGGTTGCAGAAGGTGAGCAGGAACAAGAAGGCGAAGCTCAACGGTCCCATTTTCCCTGCGGACATCTTCAAGAGCTGCTTTCTGAGAATAGTGAAAGTCAGTGGGCAACTGGATCGCCGATGCTCGGGTATGGGGAGAGGCAAGTAGCTAGCGAGCAAGCAAGCGGAGAATGTCGCTGGCTTGTCTGTCTGTCCTCAGGTTTAAAGTGCGAGTCTGATCGCGAGGATCTGGTTTGTAGGTGAGTGGCCGAGGAAGTCAGTTGGAGAAGATAGGTTTCTCCTTCTTCCGTTGTTTTGTTCCCGTCTGTCTGAGAAGACTGCTGTCGGACAAACAGTCTGGTTGTCGGTCTGGCTCTTTGCTCTGGAGGCAGTAGCCTGTGGTTAAAGTTGCCTCGCTTTGCTCCCTCTCAGCTGCTAGGCAGGGTTGTTTTGTGAGTCTCAGAGAGCCTCCCTCGCTCCTTTTATACGCTCTAGGCAGCAGGCGCTCGCCAATGGGATGAATGGAGTCCTACACAAACAAGGACATTCCGCACATTCCTCCCCACCTTCCTGCCTCATCAACTCGCACCGGATTGAGCCTGACCCCTTGACACTCAGCATTCCTCCTGTCTGAAAAAGCTGGCACACTCCAGCCCACAAAAAAGGCACAGTATTTCCACCACCAAGgaggatttttttctctccaaagccccctcccctttcctctgcccctgatttatatcattttgaaatagtctatttttaaaatttatttatttttgatataacACACCTTTATTTTGAATTGCTATGTctatcctccttccctcttccttgcCGCCCCCAAATCCTTTTAGTAGATAGATTGTTAGAAGATCCAGTTCTAAGTCAGTTTAAAAggattcattttattattattttttgatgttGATTTGGGGTTTAGTGACGGACAGGATGCACTTAACACACCTCAGGGAGCAAAGGGAAGAGTTGTTTTTCACTTGGATGAATTCAAAAGGaacctgcctgcattttttctttctgggcCCTGCAACTTCTCTCTGGAAATCTTCAAGCTTGATAGTTCAGttatcaggaggaaaaaaaaaaatcacagctgaTTGATGGACACGTGAAATGAACAAAGCTAGAAATTCCCAGACAGCAGAACATAGTCTGAATCCCATTTTGAGTTTTAgtactataattttattttccattaaaaagtactttcatttatgtctttttttgggggggggctttAATGTACCATAATAAACAggcttttgtcatttttttacagaaaataacTGTTATTAGGAATTGGGAACTGTTATTGGGACTTATCTCTTTGCTTCATCAGAGATTATTGCTATGGGAATGAGCAGGCCTTTTCCTTAGGGTAGGTAAAGATGTAGAAGTAGGAAGAAATGTAACTGAAAAGGGGGATGCCAATCTACTTTATAGACAATTATTTATGTGCCTCCAGATCACCAAACTATCTATACATAAAAGATTCTTTGAGAAATTAATGATACACGTTTCATTCTATTCATACTTTGTTTTGGTTCTGTAAAAGCAAAGTTATATGCTAACATGAATGATAATAAACTAGCACATCTAAAACTAAATGTTCAGATATGAACAATGATAATGGCTAATTGCCATATAGTAGCGTGATTATTTGAGGTCAAGTCCTAGAAAGAGTAGTAGTGCATTTCCCCAACTTGTATATGCAGAGGCAAACAAATTTGACCAATAATCCCTAGGACAAACCACTTTCTAATCaatttcagtattctttctaaagggaaaaaagggaactAAATTAATTATATCTGCTCTTTCTTAAAACTGGTGGCTTTTCAATAGTCCATTTGTAAACACCTCCGCAAGGATTGtagcaattattattttaagaaaaaggaattgTTCCAACTTATTTCAATGCCAGGATCATTTGATCCTGGGGTCAACCAGTAGctgtattttgatttttgaatggtttaattatataaaaaaagctTAATTAGACAGGTCAAATGAGTATATATTTGAGATAGACAAACTGGTTTTGAAGAAGAGATCTTTATTTAAAGACTTAAGTTAAGGCTTAttgttgcctttttttatatTGGTTGTTTCTAGATATATCCCTTCACCATCAAATGGgtcatcccttataacaaaataaaacaataggaCAAAACCAACACAATCATTGTATCTGATATTGTTTACAACATTCCATACCTAGACTGAACTATATCTGTCCTAAGATGAAGgaatatatttcactttatttttttctggagattagttatttctattattcattatttctcatcatttgttattttttcattataacaatcactaaatatattattctcttgtgaaaagactatttaaaaaaaattattggtctaatcTTTTATCACTAGAGTACTGTaggcttcttctttttctttttaaagccagCCTTTTGAAAGTTCCCATTCTTTCTCTTGAAGTATAGCCAAGAACAAATACCCAGTCCAAGTCCTTCTTAGACCACATCATCTGTGCACAATTACCTTGTTAAGCAATCTGCATCTGTGACCAGTGTTGTACAGTAGAATGGCATGTAAATAGTGAGTATGAGAAGCAAAGGAGGTCTCCAAAGCTCACCAAGAATCCCCATAATTATTATTCAGAGTGTTCCAGGCCTCAGGTTTCCTATTTAAAGATGGAACATTCCAAGCTATGTTAATAATCACATGTGTATTATAGGTAACTTGGTCCCCAACTTGTTCTTCCCTTGTGGGTGATTTTGAAAGTTCAAAATATGTGGGGAACCACAGTGAAATCTTTCAAGACCTAAACCCCCAATTATAGCTACCGCTAATGGATAGGAAGGTGTGGCAGATGGGGAAGGGTAGTGGTGGTGAGTTCTCATCTCACCTAAGCTGGGATGTGGCATCTGTGGTGAACTTCTGTGGCTCTGTAGGGTGAGGTGGGTGGGAAATGGACTGGGGGGATTTTTGAATTCTCAAGAGAGTCTTGGAGCCATCATTAGTTTCATGAGCTACATGGGAGACAGACATTCATGAAGTAGATAAAGCAATGAATTTGGGATGGTATGAACTGGGCTGCATTCTTGGCACTAAAATTGGCAAGTCTTGGAAAAGTCATGAAACTTTTGCTTAGTTCATTAGTTCAGAGCAAGAAGGAATCTAAAGGGCCACTTAACccataccctcattttacagatgagtaaattaagGTCCAAGAAGATTATTAATTACTTAGGCTTTAAAGTTAATAATTGCTACATCAGTTGTTGTATCAGTGGTTACTACCTCACCAAGATACTATGATAATGAATTAAATTAACTCCCTTGAGAGGGTATTTCttaatttgctttctctttctgttctctctGTTGTTTTTCATATAAATACCAAGTATACTATCAGCATGTTTTACTGTTAAGGTTGTCTGCTTCCATTACACAAAAAAGGCTATGGTTTGATTATGAAATTTGccaatatttttcttcaaagtttcTTGAAGTCCCTAGTTAGCCAAAAGATGAATAGTTTCAATCTTAGCTGAGCTGAAATATGCATACTAAAATATTCACAGCCTATGAAATCTCAGAGTAACTAGAAAAATATGTTGGGCATTATATGTGTTATGATGAGATTCCATCTCTCTTTTATGACTTAGGCTTTTTGGGGGAATAGGAAGAtgagagatttatttttaaaaatctaagacaTTCACAGACCCAAAAGTATGTGTGGATAATGTTTATGTTGTGATGCAGACCATTCAAAGCCaggaaattcaaaaggaaaagctGACACTCTGTCCTTAACTCTTGCCATGGGATTTTGAATTCTTGCAGTATTATAAGTGACTCAGCAAAtgtttgtgtgatcctgggaggTAAGGGGAAATAGTGGCCTCTTATAACGGCGTCCAATTCTGACTTACCCCTTCGCATTGACAGAAGGtcataattttaagaaatagagCTTTGAATCTGTGTGCAAGATGGTCAAAATGCACTAATTTTGACTTGTATGCAAGTGTTTATATAGCAAATACTTTTTGGAGAGTACATTTTTTTCCTGgtaaaatgaggaattcagtAGGTTGGCAGCACAGTCCTGTTTACACAGCTATATACGGTATGTGTGTGTCTACTTGGGCATCAGTTGCTACAATTCGTTTGGTAAAGTCTTGTAAAATATACAGGTGTGGATATACTACATTCCTTCccttatattttttcctcaacccttcttaccccctcccccagcccccacCCAAAGTCACTTGATTAGGTATCAGACATACTGAAAACCTGGCAGTTCTACAGGAAAGTGGCTAGACTTAGAGTGTTTGTGTACTTAAAGAAGGATTCTTGCCCATTTTCAACTTTGAGTCGCAGACATTTTCTTATAAGAGCAATTGGAGGTTTGTGCCAGCCCTCAAAGCGGAAATCAAAAGCTCCCAGAGAAACATACTGGAGGAATGTGACTTTGAGCCAAGAGCCATACGCAATGCCCCATACAGAACTGTCAGTCTTATAGGAAGACTGACCGTATATGGACATCTGTACAGTGAACTATTTATCACCATGATGAGCTTGTCATTGGCTGTGGATATTTCTAGCTTGCCTCAGATTAAATGatgtaaattaattttatcaaaaagtttgccagaatattaaaaaatagtaataaatattatcttagaATCCAAAGGGATCTGGCTTGGCTGACATTACCTTATATTTACTTAAAATGAAGGATTGAGAAGGGAAAGCTTGCTTACTATGGTAGTACAGAAGGAGAAGCAAAACATAAATGTTTACTGtctaaattacatttatttcccttagattttttttttgcttatgattAAATCTGCAACAATCATAACATCCCCCAATATAGTATATTTGTCATAAAGtagttagttttttcttttttaaatctgaaCATTCACATACTGGTGAATgtggggggggaagaaaagaaggaaaatatacttTTTGCCCCAagacatttctttatattttccattaaccacacttctttatttattaaattagaaTCTTGTGGTTCTTATTTAGctagttattttgattttgtcattAGATATTCTGAGagtaagaataaagaaaagataaatttaggATTTGAGAACAACTTTTAACTCTTTACTGCCGGGTCAAAATCTCAAATCATGTCCAGATTGGTAATGAGGAAGTCATATTCGTGATTTCATCACTCTGGGgtttgtatgcatgtatgtatatttttatcttgagactgtctctttctctctcactcagATTAGAAGTGCATTAGACACTCACAGGCCCAATCCCACTAATAGTCAGTATAGAAGCTTTGATGGGCTTCATTTCTGGCCTGTGCTGATGATATTGGTTCTCTCCTCTTTGGAAAACTGGTTGTTCTCGTCCCCCAAATTTAGTCTTATCATAACAGCCCCAGACTATGCAGAAATCTAACCAGCTTAACACACTACATTTCAGAACTCTCTAATTCAAGAGATCTGCTAGCCCCAGCCACCCTAATAGTAGGAATTACAGATATGTGCTATTCTGGGGTCTTTAAAAGCATCTTAGAAGTGTCATGAATTTAGCccatgaaatgaatgaaaataataagtAGAGATacacaatcttaaaaaaaaaaaaatctcaattagGCCCAGGTAagtaggaggagggaaaggaataagtatttaaatAGCATTTGCTATACACTCTGATAAGTGAGTTTTctaaacattatcttatttaatccttaaaATAGCATTGAGGTAACTgttgttatcatccccattttttagctgaggaaactgaaacttgctcaagttcacacaAATGCTAAGGCTACtgtaaagctggatttgaactcaagtttttctgattccaggccagtATTCTGTCCATTGAATCACCAGTTGTATATTAGAGAACACTCTATTTCGAAGAATTGGAGAGTATCTAATAGAAAAGAAACTTaaggaagaatatataaaaaagactCTGGAAATTAGATGCAAGACATGTTTGCAGGTTTGtagaatgcatttttttaaaaaagaaaaataaacatactatcagagaattgattttaaaaagtcttacCAGTTTTATTATTACTTGTCTCATCCTTGCTCAGATTTTTATCAGTTTATACCAGTTTTCTCTGAAAGCTTATTATAtttcaatctttttctctttcagataATTCACTCTCAATGGagtgaaagaaatattaaaataccaTTTTCATTATGTTATTCCCTCTATATAATGGCTCTTCTTTGGTTTTAGGAGCAAGTTTAAACTCAGTCCCACATAAGCTTTCTCTAGATTTGTCTTCCCACTGTCCCCCACTATGTTGGTTTTATACCTACCTCTCCATCTTTGTTCATGCTTTTTACTTTGCCTAGCATGTTTTTCCACTCCTTCCAACTGTGCAGGTTGCAGATATTCTTCAAGGCTCAAATCAGGTCTTATCTGTTCTATGATGCCTTCCCCAACCACTCATactgaactttttcttctcaattttcttgaagtatatattctttttattatccaTTTGGCCCTTAATTATGCAGAGTTTTGTGGATATATTCTTTGCCTCCCCAATGATAGTTCCCCTCTGAGGGGGAAAATGTGTCAAGTTCACTTCAATTAAACCAACAAATAAGCTACTTTTCTAAACAAAGGACTGTTGATAGACATTTGGTTTATTTCTCTCTATTCATTTCCTCTTCAGAGAATATACAGTCTTGAGAAAATACAATTCTCATGTGCAGAAGTGCAATAACCCATTTTTGTTTAATGAACGATTTTCcttgttaaattaaaatataatttaaagacttttttctCTCTAGGAATGTACTGAAACTGTAAAAcatgatatttattatttttatagttcttACATGCCATCTGAATACTagaacatgttttcttttttttttttttcgtagGTACCAAGAATTGTAAGAACTACAGCAATGCTAAATAGTAGTAATCACTTGTTGCATGTATCTGGAAACATCTATATAGTCTATTTTCTTTAGATGtcttctttctgctttttataCAAAACTAACTCTTTTTGATTCACActtagtttaaaattttctttgaatgCTTTTAGAAAGCAGATATAATATCTAAACAATTAAATGAATGTATAATGTCctaatgttttgaaaagaaaatgtatattatttcttttctctcttttctctttatttctttgtgtttttcaaCTATGAAATGATATGTCATTAAAATAAATGGTAAATTAATAAGTGAAACTGAAATGATGGCCTGGAATGCTTTATTCAAACTACATCGTGTAAGTAAGCCACATCCTTTGAAGCCAAGGAGTGGGTTAAATAGCCTCCTGTTTGTGATAGCCTTAAAGAAATATACTcattataatcatttattaaaatattaacacTTACTCGAAATCTAAGAAAACATCTTGCCTTCATGTTTAGATCTTAGGTCTCTTGTGGAAAAAATGTTGTCTTAAAGAAACCTTTGACATCATTAGACTTGAAGTGAAAGTGAATTTATTAATGCAGTGTTTATTTTGACAGCTGAATGTACAATGCCTTCTTTGTCTGCTCAATTTAACAGGAATGTCTCTTCCAGAGAACACCGTCTATGTGTATGAAATGGATGTTCAACTATGGTTCACAAAGAtagtgtgtgtttatgtgtatacttGTAGACaggcatgtgtgtatatttttattaagCATCATCAGAAATTCCTATCTGagatctgtaatgggctgaggctcaagttgatgcactgaggtcctaagcgtgtgaggctaaatagtaattggaccatactctattaatatataagcttggagaaagaatggcccccgcccactctttgtgcaaatcttgatgtgttatataggaaatgatgattttcctggatggaggcaggggagtggaaaaggaaggggaaagagagactgctggctggcgttatgacacagctgctcgcattgccattgcgatggcctttcagctcaggtctctctctgctagctggcttcctgtcgtagctgctcatattgctatcacaatccttcttgcccatattgctgttgcaatcttttttcacctctttacttcaataaagattgaagatttttcccttaacctgaatttttgactccagctgattttaaatacgccgTCATTACAattggcacccaatgtggggctgtttttcattccctgtggcaaaactgtccattcatatcttttataaggctcagctaagttaatactgggcactgaaaaggcaaatcttttcatagccTCCTTATccagaaggatagaatagaaacaatccttaatatctatgacccaaagaggccattttctaggcaactgagtaggagatggaagtccaggctgaagagttcccatcatttccatctgttcattcacttttcttaaatcagtgagcattctccattttccagatttcttttttacaatgaacactggggaattccaaggacttagagaaggttgtaagtgcccttgttcaagctgctcctgtactatatctaataaggcctgaattttattgctacctaagggccactgttctatccacactggtgtatcagttttccattggataggaacaggtgaaagttgttggcaggccttcaacagcagccctgcttaaaaaaccgaagtactcatttttaactctaattgttgtaaatcatctcttccccacagattgatggggattttttcaactataaaaggagtaaaaactcctattttgccttcaaaagtccatctcataggggcagcactaacttcagctgctattgatcctcctactccagacatataggtgtctgctttaatctttggccagtgactgggccaactggcacctctaataactgtacgatctgtacctgtgtctaccaatccttccaaggccatttatatagatcgtgagcataggttggtcagctgttacagctgctgtccagtatatttctggattttgtggtctggagtcagaatctgggttcTTATCAgtttgcttattaggattctgtatgagtaaacctgatgctattacttctcctggatgataagtcacacattgtctacctgtattagtgactgggatattatctacacattccccagtttcctacATCAATGTGTGGATGGACATTATTTTGTacgtataaaaaggaggtgaaatggtcaagcctactgtgcctggaggtaggggatccatagactgaagaggaacagattttacctctccagggggtatctcagttatcccagctgcatacagctctattctccccaattgtaattcctttatatcatcaggttgcttcctggctggttgactgtgtaatccccttctcccatcatatggctttctggctgattggtcatgtctggggactgaacttgtaggcactctctgggtgcaccattggctgccatcatgccccaagtgttttttgccttgggccctggggctgggcccctcatcggggttccctgaatctgtctacattctgaggcccaatggaagcctctgttgcattttcgacatggggtattgggtcttgttttcCTACCTGTTTTCctattctatctctataccaacattgagctttcagatgccctacttttccacactgaaagcatctacgagtctctctggaagtcccttgccaggagggactctgtcttcccatgtttggattttgggaagtctgcatcatagcctggctataaaaggcatctgtgctcactgtggc includes:
- the CCN2 gene encoding CCN family member 2; this translates as MSAGKMGPLSFAFLFLLTFCNREIAGQDCSGQCQCGTGPPPECPAGVSLVPDGCGCCRVCAKQLGELCTERDPCDPHKGLFCDFGSPVNRKIGVCTAKDGAPCVFGGMVYRSGESFQSSCKYQCTCLDGAVGCVPLCSMDVRLPSPDCPFPRRVKLPGKCCEEWVCEEPKDKDRTAVGPALAAFRLEDTYGPDPTMIRANCLVQTTEWSACSKTCGMGISTRVTNDNAFCRLEKQSRLCMVRPCEVALEENIKKGKKCIRTPRISKPVKFELSGCTSVKTYRAKFCGVCTDGRCCTPHRTATLPVEFKCPDGEVMKKKMMFIKTCACHYNCPGDNDIFESLYYRKMYGDMA